AGCGCAACTCACGACGTCATCGCGCGCCGGAAGCGTCCGAGCAGCCACGCGATCACGAGCGCCTGCCAAGCGACGCCCACGATCAGGACGACGGCGAACGGCGCCCAGCCGGACGACGAGCCGATCGGCACGCCGGTCGATGCGCCCGCCACGCCCGCCCGGAGCCACAGCGCCTTCACGGGCCAGAACGTCGGCATCACGCCGAACGCCCACTGCCACGGCGCGTGCACGAAGTACGCGAACACCGGCGGCAGGAACAGGATGCCCGCCGCCTTCGTCAGCGCGAACCCCTCGACCTTGTTGCGCGCGAACGCCGCCAGGAACAGCGCGAACAGGGGCGCGAGCGGCGCCGCACCGAGCGCGACGGCGACGAGGGTCACCGGATGCACGTCCGCCAGGCCGACGAGGGGCACGCTCACGAGCGTCATCGCCACGCTGAGCGCCATCGGCGCCGCCAGCCGGTAGGCCAGGAACCCGCCGAGCGTCAGCGGCGTGACCTGGAGCGCGGCCAGCGTGCCGTCGTCGCGCGCGTCCAGCAGCAGGAAGCCGACGACCATGCCGCACAGGACGGGCAGGAGCTCGAACACGAAGCTCACGATGAGGACGCCGTAATCGGACAAGGCGAAGCCGAAGCGCGCCTGCACCGGCACGTCGAGCGCCGCCACACCGAACCGCAGCAGCAGCGCCAGGACGATCGGGTAAGCGACGAGCCAGCGCAGGAGCGGGTCGCGCGCGACGCTGCGCGCGTCGATCGGCGCCAGTGCGCGCACGGTGCGTAGCGCCCGCTGGACGATCCGCGCGGGGGCGGATCCCGCGGTCGGCGTCACGCCGGATGTGCCCGCCACGTCAGGCGTCCCCACCGCGGGCAACGACGTGCCGTTCGTACGCGCGCAGGGCGAACCAGCCGAGGGCGACGGACGACAGGGCGCCGTAGCCGATGGCGTAGCCGATCCGCCACGCCGGTTCCGGACGGAAGGCCGCTTCCAGCAGGACGAGCGGCGCGCGGACGGGGTGCAGCAACCAGGCGGGGTGGGGCCAGATGCCGAGCACGTCGAACACGGGCAGGCCGAGCACGGCGGTGTAGACGAGGGACGGGAACAGGAAGGCGTTGATCGAGCTGTAGCGGGCGACGGCAACGAAGCCGTAGAGCGCGAACAGCACCGCCGTCAAGCCGACGCCGGCGGCAAAGAACAAGGCGTCGAACCGCGGTCCGT
Above is a window of Candidatus Avedoeria danica DNA encoding:
- a CDS encoding ABC transporter permease, producing MRRLLAATRHDVRLQVRGGFYAAAAFVALCMIPLLRLLPAATLTTVLPSLVLLNMQVNTFYFIGGLVLLEKAEGSLQALAVSPLRPWEYIAAKVASLALLSTLEAGAIVLATHGPRFDALFFAAGVGLTAVLFALYGFVAVARYSSINAFLFPSLVYTAVLGLPVFDVLGIWPHPAWLLHPVRAPLVLLEAAFRPEPAWRIGYAIGYGALSSVALGWFALRAYERHVVARGGDA